In Sulfurisphaera javensis, a single genomic region encodes these proteins:
- a CDS encoding cytochrome P450, translating to MYDWFKEMRKESPVYYDGKAWNLFKYSDCKIVLNDHKRFSSNLTGYNDKVEQLRSNRLLFDIPTRYTMLTSDPPLHDELRSIASDVFTPSNLSIYEGLIRETVTKLLSEVGEEFDVMQNLAIPLPIIVISKILGIEADYKKIKDWSDLVALRLGKPNEIFSIGRKYLELITYARREIKSREGNKIKDLTSRIANSNLSDIEKEGYFILLMIAGNETTTNLIGNAIEDLTIYDSWNYVREKGAVKAVEEVLRFSPPVMRTIRLTKEKVKIRNEVIDSNELVRVWIASANRDEEVFNNPDAFEPDRTPNPHLSFGSGIHLCLGAPLARLEARIALEEFSKKFKVKEIVEKEKIDNEVLNGYKKLIIRVNKY from the coding sequence ATGTATGACTGGTTTAAGGAGATGAGAAAAGAAAGCCCAGTTTACTATGATGGTAAAGCTTGGAATTTATTTAAGTATAGTGATTGCAAAATAGTTCTTAATGATCACAAAAGATTTTCCTCTAATTTAACTGGCTATAATGATAAGGTTGAGCAACTTAGATCTAATAGATTATTATTTGATATACCAACTAGATATACTATGTTAACTTCTGATCCTCCACTTCATGATGAGTTAAGAAGTATCGCTTCTGACGTTTTTACTCCATCTAACTTATCTATATATGAAGGATTGATAAGGGAAACTGTCACAAAATTACTTTCTGAAGTAGGTGAAGAGTTTGATGTAATGCAAAACTTAGCAATACCTTTACCTATAATAGTTATTTCTAAAATTCTAGGGATTGAAGCGGATTATAAAAAGATTAAAGATTGGTCAGATTTAGTGGCTTTGAGACTTGGTAAACCTAATGAGATTTTTTCTATTGGAAGAAAATATCTTGAACTAATAACTTATGCAAGAAGAGAAATTAAAAGCAGAGAAGGGAATAAGATAAAAGATTTAACTTCAAGAATAGCAAACTCCAATTTATCAGATATTGAGAAAGAAGGATATTTTATTCTTTTAATGATTGCTGGAAATGAAACAACAACTAATTTAATTGGGAATGCGATCGAAGATCTTACAATCTATGACTCATGGAATTATGTAAGAGAAAAAGGAGCAGTAAAAGCAGTAGAAGAAGTATTAAGATTTTCTCCCCCAGTAATGAGAACCATAAGATTAACCAAAGAGAAAGTTAAGATTAGAAATGAAGTTATTGATAGTAATGAACTTGTTAGAGTATGGATAGCCTCAGCTAATAGAGATGAAGAAGTGTTTAATAATCCAGATGCTTTTGAACCAGATAGAACTCCTAATCCTCATCTTAGCTTTGGGTCTGGTATACATCTTTGTTTAGGTGCCCCATTAGCAAGATTAGAGGCTAGAATAGCACTAGAGGAATTTTCTAAGAAATTTAAAGTTAAGGAAATAGTAGAGAAGGAAAAAATAGATAATGAAGTACTTAATGGTTATAAAAAATTGATAATACGCGTTAATAAATACTAG
- a CDS encoding MFS transporter gives MNKINELIDKSKWTYIHTLMFASLAVGFFMWGVIASIAPLVYPSINNVLFLLTPTFATIAGNLVLPFFSDKRLGRKTTFFITMSLYSIGTLFIVLSAVLAGFNSNNMANMPYLALLVIGIILGVLGVEGEVPVMLSYTAEMMPLEYRDQMLVLAPNFDNIGAMIASLIGYITYNLSNSYAIELISLSAVAIIGIITAIIIRLLLPESVRWLTTKGYITRAEKEAEKIAKEILEIRENEINRNLSLGFRYAFLAIIGISQYLTYGLMAFVVADFYFTGSTVDFIVFIANLGASIAGVIAGFIIKKFKTRIFALFSFLGGTLSMIPIILLTFNFNIVAFYILLLINMLFSEFGWATRTIYEPTLMPSNSRAFMIGLIRLAPVIAYAVSVYTLGTYLSNNLLLYLVYNTALWAIGGIATILWFYKGVDVNYVSLEKLDLIRHQS, from the coding sequence ATGAATAAGATAAATGAGTTAATAGATAAATCAAAATGGACTTACATACATACACTAATGTTTGCATCATTGGCTGTAGGTTTTTTTATGTGGGGAGTAATAGCTTCTATTGCTCCCTTGGTATATCCATCAATCAATAACGTACTTTTCCTTTTAACTCCAACATTTGCTACAATAGCTGGAAATTTAGTATTACCTTTCTTTTCAGATAAAAGATTAGGAAGGAAAACTACTTTTTTCATTACTATGAGCTTATACTCTATAGGTACATTATTCATAGTGCTTTCAGCTGTTTTAGCTGGTTTTAATAGTAATAATATGGCTAACATGCCTTATCTTGCTTTACTAGTTATTGGTATAATTTTAGGTGTATTAGGAGTTGAAGGAGAAGTGCCAGTTATGTTATCTTACACTGCTGAGATGATGCCGTTAGAGTATAGAGATCAAATGTTAGTTCTTGCACCTAATTTTGACAATATTGGCGCAATGATTGCTTCCCTCATTGGATACATTACTTACAATTTATCAAATTCATATGCAATAGAACTTATTTCTCTTTCAGCAGTAGCTATAATAGGAATAATAACTGCGATAATAATTAGACTGTTATTACCCGAATCTGTGAGATGGTTAACAACTAAAGGCTATATTACTAGAGCAGAAAAAGAAGCTGAAAAAATTGCAAAAGAAATATTAGAAATAAGAGAAAATGAGATAAACAGAAATTTAAGTTTAGGATTTAGATACGCATTTCTTGCAATTATTGGTATATCTCAATATCTAACTTATGGGTTAATGGCTTTTGTAGTAGCCGACTTTTACTTTACTGGCTCAACAGTAGACTTTATAGTGTTTATAGCAAACTTAGGTGCAAGCATAGCTGGGGTAATAGCTGGATTTATTATTAAGAAATTCAAGACTAGAATCTTTGCATTATTCTCATTTCTAGGTGGTACATTAAGTATGATACCAATAATCTTGCTAACATTTAATTTTAACATAGTAGCATTTTACATTTTACTTCTCATTAATATGCTATTTAGCGAATTTGGCTGGGCTACAAGAACAATTTACGAACCAACATTAATGCCAAGTAATTCAAGAGCCTTTATGATTGGTTTAATTAGATTAGCTCCAGTTATTGCTTATGCAGTATCTGTCTATACACTTGGCACCTATCTTTCGAATAACTTGTTATTATACTTAGTTTATAATACTGCACTTTGGGCAATAGGAGGAATAGCAACAATACTATGGTTTTATAAAGG